From Thermomonas sp. XSG, one genomic window encodes:
- a CDS encoding restriction endonuclease subunit S, translated as MAVVSTYPNYQSLRSRWVPRVPEHWSLLRAKNFLREIDDRSKTGEETLLSMRMQRGLVPHNDVSVKRIAPANLIGYKKAQPDELVLNRMQAGNAMFFRNRQPGLVSPDYAVFRLLRDDNPEYLGHLFRSWPMRGLFRSESKGLGTGTSGFLRLYSDRFAALEIPLPPRPEQDQIVAYLRAQDAHIARFIQAKRDLIKLLTEQKLRIIDHAVTRGLDAAVALKPSGIEWLGEVPEHWEVKPLKRWVRLNARTLGQKTSPDFEFRYVDIGSVQTGRLVKEPERIRFEAAPSRARRVLRRGDTIISTVRTYLKAIWYVSEDADDLIASTGFAVLTPGSGVEPEYLGYVIQSSPFVNRVTANSIGIAYPAIAETVLGRFPVALPPTVNEQQAIVARIKTESAPLDDAITRTEDEIKLIREYRDRLIADVVTGQVDVRGWQPGPDDVVDDAALAALGDENEDVTEEEDGDGED; from the coding sequence ATGGCGGTGGTGAGCACCTATCCGAATTACCAGTCACTTCGTTCGCGCTGGGTGCCGCGTGTGCCAGAGCACTGGTCGCTCCTGCGCGCCAAGAATTTCTTGCGAGAGATCGACGACCGCTCGAAAACCGGCGAGGAAACGTTACTGTCAATGCGTATGCAGCGGGGCTTGGTGCCGCACAACGATGTGTCGGTAAAGCGCATCGCCCCAGCGAATCTCATCGGCTACAAGAAGGCACAACCGGACGAGCTGGTGTTGAACCGGATGCAGGCGGGCAACGCCATGTTCTTCCGTAACCGCCAGCCGGGTTTGGTCAGCCCGGACTACGCCGTATTCCGCTTGCTCCGAGACGACAACCCCGAGTATCTCGGCCACCTGTTCCGTTCGTGGCCAATGCGCGGGTTGTTTCGCTCAGAATCGAAGGGTCTTGGGACTGGCACTTCAGGCTTCTTGCGCCTCTACTCGGATCGCTTCGCGGCGCTGGAAATTCCGCTGCCCCCGCGCCCCGAGCAAGACCAGATCGTCGCCTACCTCCGCGCGCAGGACGCGCACATCGCCCGCTTCATCCAAGCCAAACGGGATCTGATCAAGCTGCTCACCGAACAAAAGCTGCGCATCATCGACCACGCCGTCACACGTGGCCTCGACGCGGCGGTCGCGCTGAAACCATCCGGCATCGAATGGCTGGGAGAGGTACCGGAGCACTGGGAGGTGAAGCCGCTGAAACGTTGGGTGCGGCTCAACGCCCGCACGCTGGGCCAAAAGACCAGTCCAGATTTTGAGTTCCGCTACGTGGACATCGGCTCGGTGCAAACCGGGCGCTTGGTGAAGGAGCCGGAGCGCATCCGCTTCGAGGCCGCACCATCGCGTGCGCGCCGCGTTTTGCGCCGTGGCGACACCATCATCTCGACCGTACGAACGTATCTCAAGGCCATCTGGTACGTCAGCGAGGATGCAGACGACCTGATTGCCTCCACGGGCTTCGCGGTACTCACACCAGGCAGCGGCGTTGAACCGGAATACCTCGGTTATGTCATCCAGAGCAGCCCATTCGTGAACCGCGTGACGGCGAATTCCATCGGCATCGCGTATCCCGCCATCGCAGAAACTGTGCTGGGGCGCTTCCCTGTGGCATTGCCACCGACCGTGAATGAGCAGCAGGCCATCGTCGCGCGCATCAAGACGGAGAGCGCACCGCTAGACGACGCCATCACCCGCACGGAAGACGAAATCAAGCTGATCCGGGAATACCGCGACCGCCTGATTGCCGATGTGGTCACCGGTCAAGTGGACGTGCGCGGCTGGCAACCCGGCCCGGACGACGTGGTGGACGACGCGGCGCTGGCCGCGCTCGGCGATGAAAACGAAGATGTGACCGAAGAGGAGGATGGCGATGGCGAAGACTGA
- a CDS encoding type I restriction endonuclease subunit R, translated as MAKTDTSERWFEARVVRGLTGVPQPEYSHALAPTDFAATHNGYVQGKPTDYNRDVALDVAQLLAFLQATQPKAVDTLELAADGIKRTQFLHRLQGEITKRGVVDVLRKGVSHGPVHVDLYKLLPTPGNAAAADAFGKNIFSVTRQVRYSNDSGNELDLAIFINGLPVLTFELKNSLTKQTLADAIVQYQTTRSPQELLFQLGRCVAHIAVDDAEAAFCTELKGKASWFLPFNQGWNSGAGNPPNPDGLKTDYLWKQVLTRESLANIIESYAQVVEEEEADASGKKRKKRKQIFPRFHQLRTVRALLRRAHTDGVGKRYLIQHSAGSGKSNTIAWLAHQLVELRRKDDPMTAQFDSVIVITDRRALDTQIARTIKGYDHVAAIFGHSDNAQELREYLRRGKKIIVTTVQKFPFILDELGDLSDKKFALLIDEAHSSQGGKTTARMHEALGGKVAEEEFEEDSTQDAVNAEIEKRIASRKLLANASYFAFTATPKNKTLELFGEKTLVGDKVQFRSPEELTYTTKQAIQEKFILDVVENYTTYDSFYQVAKTVADDPEFDKVKALKKIRHYVESHDKAIRRKAEIMVDHFIAQVAGKQKIGGKARAMIVCNGIARAIDYWREVSDYLTQMKSPYKAIVAYSGDFEIGGQKKTEADLNGFPSKDIPANLKQDPYRFLIVANKFVTGFDEPLLHTMYVDKPLAGVLAVQTLSRLNRAHPQKHDTFVLDFADNAEAVKAAFQDYYRATIQTGETDANKLHDLKAELDGQQVYSWQQVEDLVALYLSGADRDKLDPILDACVVEYTDQLGEDDQVKFKGKSKAFVRSYGFLAAILSYGHPTWEKLSIFLNFLIPKLPAPKEEDLSKGVLETIDMDSYRVEAKAALKMAMDDADATVEPVPPGGGGGKGEADIDRLSAIIKTFNDLFGNIEWKDEDKIRKVIAEEIPARVAQDKAYQNAQANSDKQNAKLEHDKALNRVVLELLSDHTELFKQFSDNPNFKRWLTDTVFDVTYHPGLQTGHDHGNQSRTGL; from the coding sequence ATGGCGAAGACTGACACCAGCGAGCGCTGGTTCGAGGCGCGCGTGGTACGCGGCTTGACCGGTGTGCCGCAGCCCGAGTACAGCCATGCGCTGGCTCCCACCGACTTCGCCGCCACCCACAACGGCTACGTGCAGGGCAAGCCCACCGACTACAACCGCGACGTGGCGCTGGATGTGGCGCAGTTGCTGGCCTTTTTGCAGGCTACCCAGCCCAAGGCGGTGGACACGCTGGAACTGGCGGCGGACGGCATCAAGCGCACCCAGTTCCTGCACCGGCTGCAGGGTGAGATCACCAAGCGCGGCGTGGTGGACGTGCTGCGCAAGGGCGTGAGCCACGGGCCGGTACACGTCGATCTCTACAAGCTGCTGCCCACGCCGGGCAACGCCGCCGCAGCGGATGCCTTCGGCAAGAACATCTTCAGCGTTACCCGGCAGGTGCGCTACAGCAACGATTCCGGCAACGAGCTGGACTTGGCCATTTTCATCAACGGCCTACCGGTACTGACCTTCGAGTTGAAGAACTCGCTGACCAAGCAGACCCTGGCCGACGCCATCGTCCAGTACCAAACCACGCGCAGCCCACAGGAGCTGCTGTTCCAGTTGGGGCGTTGCGTGGCTCACATCGCAGTCGATGACGCAGAGGCCGCGTTCTGCACTGAGTTGAAGGGCAAAGCCTCTTGGTTCCTGCCGTTCAACCAGGGCTGGAACAGCGGCGCAGGCAACCCGCCCAACCCGGATGGTCTGAAGACCGATTACCTGTGGAAGCAGGTGCTGACCCGCGAGTCGCTGGCCAACATCATCGAGAGCTACGCGCAGGTGGTGGAGGAGGAAGAAGCAGACGCCAGCGGCAAGAAACGCAAGAAACGCAAGCAGATCTTCCCGCGCTTCCATCAGTTGCGCACGGTGCGTGCGCTGCTACGCCGTGCCCATACCGATGGGGTGGGCAAACGCTATCTGATCCAGCATTCGGCAGGCAGCGGCAAGAGCAACACGATTGCCTGGCTGGCGCACCAGTTGGTGGAGCTGCGCCGTAAGGACGATCCGATGACTGCGCAGTTCGACTCCGTCATCGTCATCACCGACCGGCGCGCGCTGGACACACAGATTGCCCGCACCATCAAGGGTTACGACCACGTGGCGGCGATCTTCGGCCACTCCGACAACGCGCAGGAGCTGCGTGAGTACCTGCGCCGTGGCAAGAAGATCATCGTCACCACGGTGCAGAAATTCCCGTTCATCCTCGATGAGCTGGGCGACCTCAGCGACAAGAAGTTCGCGCTACTGATCGACGAGGCGCATTCCAGCCAAGGCGGCAAAACCACGGCGCGGATGCACGAAGCTCTCGGCGGCAAGGTGGCCGAGGAGGAGTTCGAAGAGGACAGCACGCAGGATGCGGTCAATGCCGAAATCGAGAAACGCATCGCCTCGCGCAAGCTTCTGGCCAACGCCAGCTACTTTGCGTTCACTGCCACGCCCAAGAACAAGACGCTGGAGTTGTTCGGCGAGAAGACCCTAGTCGGCGACAAGGTGCAGTTCCGCTCGCCCGAAGAACTGACCTACACCACCAAGCAGGCCATCCAGGAGAAGTTCATCCTCGACGTAGTGGAGAACTACACCACCTACGACAGCTTCTACCAAGTGGCCAAGACGGTGGCGGACGACCCGGAATTCGACAAGGTGAAGGCGCTGAAGAAGATTCGCCACTACGTCGAATCGCACGACAAGGCCATCCGCCGCAAGGCCGAGATCATGGTCGATCACTTCATCGCGCAGGTGGCGGGCAAGCAGAAGATCGGTGGCAAGGCGCGGGCGATGATCGTGTGCAACGGCATCGCGCGGGCCATCGACTACTGGCGCGAGGTATCGGACTACCTCACCCAGATGAAGAGCCCGTACAAGGCCATCGTGGCGTACTCGGGCGACTTCGAGATTGGCGGGCAGAAAAAGACCGAGGCCGATCTCAACGGGTTTCCGAGCAAGGACATTCCGGCCAATCTCAAGCAAGACCCGTATCGATTCCTGATCGTCGCCAACAAGTTCGTCACCGGCTTTGACGAACCCTTGCTGCACACGATGTACGTGGACAAGCCGCTGGCGGGTGTGCTGGCGGTGCAGACCCTGTCACGCCTGAACCGGGCGCATCCACAGAAGCACGACACCTTCGTGCTCGACTTCGCTGACAACGCCGAGGCAGTGAAGGCGGCGTTCCAGGATTACTACCGAGCCACCATCCAGACCGGCGAAACCGACGCCAACAAGCTGCACGACCTGAAGGCTGAACTCGACGGGCAGCAGGTGTATAGCTGGCAGCAGGTGGAAGACTTGGTGGCGCTTTACTTGAGCGGCGCAGACCGCGACAAGCTCGACCCCATCCTCGATGCGTGCGTGGTCGAATACACCGACCAGCTCGGCGAGGACGATCAGGTCAAGTTCAAGGGAAAGTCTAAGGCCTTCGTGCGCAGCTACGGTTTCCTCGCCGCGATCCTGAGTTACGGCCACCCAACGTGGGAGAAGCTGTCGATCTTCCTGAACTTCCTCATCCCCAAGTTGCCCGCGCCCAAGGAGGAAGACCTCTCCAAGGGGGTGCTGGAAACCATCGACATGGACAGCTACCGGGTGGAGGCCAAAGCAGCGCTGAAGATGGCGATGGACGATGCCGACGCCACCGTCGAGCCGGTGCCGCCCGGTGGCGGAGGCGGCAAAGGCGAAGCCGACATCGACAGGCTCTCCGCGATCATCAAGACCTTCAACGACCTGTTCGGCAACATTGAGTGGAAGGACGAGGACAAGATCCGCAAGGTCATCGCCGAGGAAATCCCGGCGCGGGTGGCGCAGGACAAGGCCTACCAGAACGCGCAGGCGAACTCCGACAAGCAGAACGCCAAGCTGGAACACGACAAGGCGCTGAACCGCGTGGTTCTGGAGTTGCTGTCCGACCACACCGAGCTGTTCAAACAGTTCAGCGACAATCCCAATTTCAAGCGCTGGCTGACGGACACGGTATTCGACGTGACATACCATCCCGGTCTGCAGACAGGCCACGATCACGGCAATCAGAGCCGTACTGGGTTGTAG
- a CDS encoding MobA/MobL family protein: MATFHFRLKSGRNGVNHALYIARQGFHSDRDDLIATSHGNLPAWANGEPRRFWRAAEVGERKNGAIYREAVIALPNELSEEQNKVLAERLVSKLAKGKPYQCAIHAPTSSLEGEPNPHMHLMMSDRVDDGIERAPNKFFSRYSATDPAAGGRRKASGGRNRMELRDDVLAKRKLVADTINEHLSMHGHDARVDHRTLIEQGVKRSPERRMSPVSIKKMSERQKAKHVAARRAAVPAKARGDRTGVNR; encoded by the coding sequence ATGGCTACATTCCACTTCAGGCTGAAGAGCGGCCGCAATGGGGTCAATCATGCGCTCTACATTGCACGTCAAGGATTCCACTCTGACAGGGACGATCTGATCGCAACAAGTCACGGCAATCTTCCAGCATGGGCAAATGGGGAGCCGAGAAGGTTCTGGAGAGCCGCAGAGGTTGGAGAACGAAAGAACGGCGCAATCTATCGCGAAGCGGTGATTGCACTGCCAAATGAACTGAGTGAGGAGCAGAACAAGGTGCTTGCTGAGAGGCTCGTCTCAAAGCTTGCCAAAGGAAAGCCATACCAATGCGCCATTCACGCACCGACATCATCTTTGGAAGGTGAACCAAATCCGCACATGCACCTGATGATGTCGGATCGGGTCGATGACGGTATCGAGCGGGCACCGAACAAGTTCTTCTCCCGCTACAGCGCGACAGATCCGGCGGCGGGTGGACGCCGGAAGGCTAGCGGCGGTCGCAACAGAATGGAACTGCGCGATGACGTGCTCGCCAAACGCAAGCTCGTGGCCGATACGATCAACGAGCACCTGTCGATGCATGGGCATGATGCCCGCGTCGATCATCGGACGTTGATTGAGCAGGGAGTTAAGCGATCTCCCGAGCGACGCATGAGTCCAGTCAGTATCAAGAAGATGTCGGAGCGACAGAAGGCAAAGCATGTCGCTGCTCGTAGGGCTGCAGTGCCAGCAAAGGCACGTGGTGATCGGACAGGGGTCAATCGCTGA
- a CDS encoding YfjI family protein: MNQNHYRAFPSHALYSGAANALVEMRTNVKAPDALIAGAIFTGMSICSQGDIQILLPTGQITPGLLYVATTADSGERKTATDKLVLAPIYARDASDAMQFEEAKALYQADLRYWKIIDKAIQGKLVKALNKGHDTTQLRGELADHLKTKPRKPKLRRMIYQSVTERPLMEALEGDGNCVAILSDEGSIVLQGGATQKLGTLNKAWDNPSVMTFDRADGNIVARNPCVTVSFMIQEKLFQEFLNKRGEIARQSGFLARFLVCWPASTQGFRYLSLYDPVWEHLPKLHQRMNELLEATAARRASGDTSRRTLSFSADAKNLFVTLQNNVESKLRDGGELASIRDFASKSMEIVGRMAGIMHHFEGIAGDVINCETLQRAQEIVSYYFEEYLALFGARPDLPQDQKDMNALGDYLHSKYWLNGAWTVPRNEVRKNGPIRHQGRFEIAIQRHIAVGNIALRHEQPLKRKGRLWIDMNPAVFNNVRR, translated from the coding sequence GTGAACCAGAACCACTACCGTGCTTTCCCGTCTCATGCGCTTTACAGCGGCGCGGCCAACGCCCTCGTCGAGATGCGCACCAATGTGAAGGCGCCCGACGCGCTAATCGCCGGGGCGATCTTCACTGGCATGTCGATCTGCTCCCAGGGAGATATCCAGATCCTGCTGCCCACCGGGCAGATCACGCCCGGCTTGCTGTACGTCGCAACGACCGCAGATTCGGGTGAACGCAAGACCGCCACCGACAAGCTGGTGCTTGCGCCGATCTATGCCCGCGACGCAAGTGACGCGATGCAGTTTGAAGAGGCAAAGGCGCTCTATCAGGCGGATCTTCGTTACTGGAAGATCATCGACAAGGCGATTCAGGGCAAGTTGGTGAAAGCGCTCAACAAGGGTCATGACACGACGCAACTGCGCGGTGAACTGGCTGACCACCTCAAGACGAAACCGCGCAAGCCGAAACTCCGGCGCATGATCTATCAGAGCGTCACCGAGCGCCCCCTGATGGAGGCACTCGAGGGCGATGGCAATTGCGTTGCAATCCTGAGCGATGAAGGCAGCATTGTGCTGCAGGGCGGTGCGACCCAAAAACTCGGCACCCTCAACAAGGCCTGGGACAATCCGAGCGTGATGACGTTCGATCGAGCCGACGGCAACATCGTGGCACGCAATCCCTGCGTAACCGTCAGCTTCATGATTCAGGAAAAGCTGTTCCAGGAGTTCCTGAACAAGCGCGGCGAGATCGCGCGCCAGTCCGGCTTTCTCGCGCGCTTCCTGGTGTGCTGGCCCGCATCCACGCAGGGCTTCCGCTACCTGTCGCTGTATGACCCGGTGTGGGAACACCTGCCGAAGCTGCACCAGCGCATGAACGAGCTGCTCGAAGCGACTGCAGCTCGTCGCGCGTCCGGTGACACTTCGCGCAGGACGTTGTCGTTCTCGGCAGATGCGAAGAACCTGTTCGTCACGTTGCAGAACAATGTCGAGTCGAAGCTGCGTGATGGCGGCGAATTGGCGAGCATCCGCGACTTCGCTTCGAAGTCGATGGAGATTGTCGGGCGCATGGCCGGCATCATGCACCACTTCGAAGGCATCGCTGGCGATGTGATCAACTGCGAGACGCTGCAGCGAGCGCAGGAGATCGTTTCCTATTACTTCGAAGAGTACTTGGCGCTGTTCGGTGCCCGCCCCGATCTACCCCAGGATCAGAAGGACATGAATGCGCTGGGCGACTATCTGCACTCCAAGTACTGGCTGAATGGCGCATGGACCGTCCCGCGCAACGAAGTCCGCAAGAACGGACCGATCCGGCACCAGGGTCGCTTCGAGATCGCGATCCAGCGTCACATTGCGGTCGGCAACATTGCCCTGCGTCACGAGCAGCCGCTCAAGCGGAAGGGCCGGCTCTGGATCGACATGAACCCTGCGGTGTTCAATAACGTTCGCCGCTAG
- a CDS encoding AlpA family phage regulatory protein, with amino-acid sequence MNDSPAPCLRVIPRREAQKRLGIGRSTLYDWNDETSPNHRPEVPKPIHQGGLSGFIEHEIDEYILGLIRARGGASEQ; translated from the coding sequence GTGAACGACTCCCCTGCCCCCTGCCTTCGCGTGATTCCGCGTCGCGAGGCACAGAAGCGTCTCGGCATCGGCCGCAGCACGCTTTACGACTGGAACGACGAGACCTCCCCGAACCATCGGCCGGAGGTTCCCAAGCCCATTCATCAGGGCGGCCTGTCGGGCTTCATTGAACACGAGATCGACGAATACATCCTCGGCCTGATTAGGGCCCGTGGAGGTGCGTCCGAACAGTAG
- a CDS encoding HAMP domain-containing sensor histidine kinase, giving the protein MSARRPLSLRQRFTLLAALLGLLLGGLAAVTVLAVAEDNEYVLATEILRGQAEDYGLRLANHLPAQLPRTQRLRGYRGDDPALPRGYAAFPPGVQEDPQDPATHVGVFDTAAGRLIFVIDLGDIEAMERRLHLLVAAMLLSCTVLAGWLGWWLAGIALKPVRALAEGVEALPVQPQPTRLAAAVSDDDLGRLARAIDGYQTRLVDADAHEQAFLADASHELRTPLAVIQGVAEVLLDDDGASPAQRARHARLARGVGEMHRLLEAMLAAARRRPLQVETLEAAPLLREAADIALAGKPGIAVQVDAVGDLSTAPREAVLLIAGLARKLAQPRTEGTLRLARVQDRIILAMSPEDAGGDATLATRADTGTGSALLDRLAARLGWRVAFDAPAQTLIRLR; this is encoded by the coding sequence ATGAGCGCGCGCCGCCCGCTGTCGCTGCGGCAGCGCTTCACCCTGCTGGCCGCCCTGCTGGGCCTGCTGCTCGGCGGACTGGCTGCGGTCACCGTGCTGGCGGTCGCCGAGGACAACGAGTACGTGCTGGCCACGGAAATCCTGCGCGGCCAGGCCGAGGACTACGGCCTGCGCCTGGCCAACCACCTGCCCGCACAGCTGCCGCGCACCCAGCGCCTGCGCGGCTACCGCGGCGACGATCCCGCGCTGCCGCGCGGCTACGCGGCTTTCCCGCCCGGCGTGCAGGAGGACCCGCAGGATCCAGCCACGCATGTCGGCGTGTTCGATACCGCGGCCGGCCGGCTGATCTTCGTCATCGACCTCGGCGACATCGAGGCGATGGAGCGCCGCCTGCACCTCTTGGTGGCGGCGATGCTGCTGTCCTGCACCGTGCTGGCTGGCTGGCTGGGCTGGTGGCTGGCGGGGATTGCGCTCAAGCCGGTCCGCGCGCTGGCCGAAGGCGTGGAGGCGTTGCCGGTGCAGCCGCAACCCACCCGGCTCGCCGCCGCGGTGAGCGACGACGACCTCGGCCGGCTGGCGCGGGCGATCGATGGCTACCAGACGCGCCTGGTCGACGCCGACGCGCACGAGCAGGCGTTCCTGGCCGACGCCAGCCACGAACTGCGCACCCCCTTGGCGGTGATCCAGGGCGTGGCCGAGGTCCTGCTGGACGACGATGGCGCGTCGCCGGCGCAGCGGGCCCGGCATGCGCGGCTGGCGCGTGGCGTAGGCGAGATGCACCGACTGCTCGAAGCCATGCTCGCCGCGGCGCGGCGGCGCCCGCTGCAGGTCGAGACCCTGGAGGCCGCGCCGCTGTTGCGGGAGGCCGCCGACATCGCGTTGGCCGGCAAGCCGGGCATTGCCGTGCAGGTCGATGCGGTGGGCGATCTGTCCACGGCCCCGCGCGAAGCCGTGCTGCTGATCGCCGGGCTGGCACGCAAGCTGGCGCAACCGCGTACCGAGGGCACCCTGCGGCTGGCGCGCGTGCAGGACCGGATCATCCTCGCCATGTCGCCGGAAGACGCCGGTGGCGATGCCACCCTGGCCACGCGTGCGGATACCGGCACGGGATCCGCCCTGCTCGACCGCCTCGCCGCGCGGCTGGGGTGGAGGGTGGCGTTCGATGCGCCGGCGCAGACTTTGATTCGCCTGCGCTGA
- a CDS encoding response regulator transcription factor, translating into MSSPAPPGPPAGGLRVLLIEDQHDIAANIWDFLERRGHEVDHCADGVAGLARALRGGFDVIVLDLGLPRLDGLALCRRLREAGHGVPVLMLTARDTLDDRLRGFAEGADDYLVKPFALPELEARIRAVQRRGRPVAGEVAYAALAYDPRTLTARREGRDIPLTRLQGALLGVLLREAPRIVPHARLIESAWGPGGADTAALQTQVYELRTLVDRPFAQPLLQSVRGVGYRIVAPA; encoded by the coding sequence ATGTCCAGCCCCGCCCCGCCCGGCCCGCCTGCTGGTGGTCTGCGCGTCCTGCTGATCGAAGACCAGCACGATATCGCCGCCAACATCTGGGACTTCCTCGAACGTCGCGGCCACGAAGTGGACCACTGTGCCGACGGGGTCGCCGGCCTGGCGCGCGCGCTGCGCGGCGGCTTCGACGTGATCGTGCTGGACCTGGGCCTGCCGCGACTGGACGGATTGGCGCTTTGCCGGCGCCTGCGCGAGGCCGGACACGGCGTGCCGGTGCTGATGCTGACCGCGCGCGACACCCTCGACGACCGGCTGCGCGGTTTTGCCGAAGGGGCGGACGATTACCTGGTCAAGCCGTTCGCGCTGCCGGAGCTGGAGGCGCGCATCCGCGCGGTGCAGAGGCGCGGACGACCGGTCGCCGGCGAGGTGGCCTACGCCGCGCTGGCCTACGATCCGCGCACGCTGACCGCGCGGCGTGAAGGGCGCGACATCCCGCTGACCCGCCTGCAGGGCGCACTGCTGGGCGTACTGCTGCGCGAAGCGCCGCGGATCGTGCCGCATGCGCGCCTGATCGAGAGCGCCTGGGGCCCGGGCGGCGCCGACACGGCCGCGCTGCAGACGCAGGTATACGAACTGCGCACGCTGGTCGACCGGCCGTTCGCGCAGCCGCTGCTGCAGTCGGTGCGCGGCGTGGGGTACCGCATCGTGGCGCCGGCATGA
- a CDS encoding LTA synthase family protein: MTLLPDTRPGRFRPLTWLALCFLSISALTRLALLMATGSGVPAAPGAWLYTFGVGLGYDLLAFVYFAWPLVLLLWLLPAGWLLRRRGRLAVGALCLLLLFVLLFVAVAEWTFWEEFQARFNFIAVDYLVYTTEVIGNIRQSYPVGWILAAVAALALGTFTATGRWRRVVHDSAGFAARSVVVAAWLAASLLATWLVSGEMKDRSSNAYVNELAGNGIYQFFAAYRSASLDYPRYYRTVPIDEAWAQARAQVATPDASFFGPTGIARRIHNPAPEQRMNVVLVSVESLSADFSGTYGRKDSLTPRLDALTTDSLLLADLWATGTRTVRGLEALSLSVPPTPGESIVRREHNEGLATLGEVFRGKGYHAMFLYGGYGAFDDMNRFFGHNGYDVHDRTDIPDKEIHHENVWGVADEDLYSMAMKHFDADFKAGKPFFAHLMTTSNHRPYTFPAGRGPWPQGKRDSAVAYTDWAIGDFLRRASGKPWFRNTLFVITADHCASSAGIAALPAFRYRIPLWFYAPGGQVAPGRVERRVSQIDIAPTLLGLLGMDYDSRFYGVDVLQQPTGRERAFIGTYQLLGYLRDDKLVQLSPHRRVDTLRPAYARDVAQPELPEDPALTLQAISDYQTAAAAFADGTMTQAALEREARAAAVAGAGSR; the protein is encoded by the coding sequence ATGACTCTGCTCCCCGACACGCGCCCCGGGCGCTTCCGCCCGCTGACGTGGCTGGCCCTCTGCTTCCTGTCGATTTCCGCGCTGACCCGGCTGGCCCTGCTGATGGCCACTGGCAGCGGGGTGCCGGCGGCGCCCGGTGCCTGGCTCTACACATTCGGCGTCGGGCTGGGCTACGACCTGCTGGCCTTCGTGTATTTCGCCTGGCCGCTGGTGCTGCTGCTGTGGCTGCTGCCTGCCGGCTGGCTGCTGCGCAGGCGCGGGCGGCTGGCGGTGGGCGCGTTGTGCCTGCTGCTGCTGTTCGTGCTGCTGTTCGTGGCGGTGGCCGAATGGACGTTCTGGGAGGAGTTCCAGGCACGCTTCAATTTCATCGCGGTGGACTACCTCGTCTACACCACCGAGGTGATCGGCAACATCCGCCAGTCCTACCCGGTGGGCTGGATCCTGGCCGCGGTGGCCGCGCTGGCCCTGGGCACGTTCACCGCTACCGGCCGCTGGCGGCGGGTAGTCCACGACAGCGCCGGCTTCGCGGCCCGCAGCGTGGTGGTGGCGGCCTGGCTGGCGGCCAGCCTGCTGGCCACCTGGCTGGTCAGCGGCGAGATGAAGGACCGCAGCAGCAACGCCTACGTCAACGAACTGGCGGGCAACGGCATCTACCAGTTCTTCGCCGCCTACCGCAGCGCCTCGCTGGACTACCCGCGCTACTACCGCACCGTGCCGATCGACGAAGCGTGGGCGCAGGCGCGCGCGCAGGTGGCCACGCCCGATGCCTCCTTCTTCGGTCCCACCGGCATCGCCCGCCGCATCCACAACCCGGCGCCCGAGCAGCGCATGAACGTGGTGCTGGTCAGCGTGGAAAGCCTGTCCGCCGATTTCTCCGGCACCTACGGCCGCAAGGACTCGCTGACCCCAAGGCTGGACGCGCTGACCACGGACAGCCTGCTGCTCGCCGACCTGTGGGCCACCGGCACCCGCACCGTGCGCGGGCTGGAGGCGCTGTCGCTGTCGGTGCCGCCGACGCCGGGCGAATCCATCGTCCGCCGCGAGCACAACGAGGGCCTCGCCACGCTGGGCGAGGTGTTCCGCGGCAAGGGCTACCACGCCATGTTCCTGTACGGCGGCTACGGCGCGTTCGACGACATGAACCGCTTCTTCGGCCACAACGGCTACGACGTCCACGACCGCACCGACATCCCCGACAAGGAGATCCACCACGAGAACGTCTGGGGCGTGGCCGACGAAGACCTCTACAGCATGGCGATGAAACACTTCGATGCCGATTTCAAAGCCGGCAAGCCGTTCTTCGCCCACCTGATGACCACCTCCAACCACCGCCCGTACACCTTCCCCGCCGGCCGCGGACCGTGGCCGCAGGGCAAGCGTGACAGCGCGGTGGCGTACACCGACTGGGCGATCGGCGACTTCCTGCGCCGCGCCAGCGGCAAGCCGTGGTTCCGCAACACGCTGTTCGTGATCACTGCCGACCACTGCGCCTCCAGTGCAGGTATCGCTGCCCTGCCTGCGTTCCGCTACCGCATCCCGCTGTGGTTCTACGCGCCCGGCGGCCAGGTGGCACCGGGCCGGGTGGAGCGCCGGGTCAGCCAGATCGACATCGCGCCCACCCTGCTCGGCCTGCTGGGCATGGACTACGACAGCCGCTTCTACGGCGTCGACGTGCTGCAGCAACCGACCGGCCGCGAACGCGCCTTCATCGGCACCTACCAGCTGCTGGGCTACCTGCGCGACGACAAACTGGTGCAGCTCTCGCCGCACCGCAGGGTGGATACGCTGCGGCCGGCCTACGCACGCGACGTCGCGCAGCCCGAACTGCCGGAAGACCCCGCGCTGACCCTGCAGGCGATCAGCGACTACCAGACCGCCGCCGCCGCGTTCGCCGACGGCACGATGACGCAGGCCGCACTGGAGCGCGAAGCCCGCGCGGCTGCGGTGGCGGGCGCCGGCTCGCGCTGA